A region of the Nitrospirota bacterium genome:
CACGGCCCGGCGATGTGCCAGCGGGTGAACAGGGCTCCAGCCGTCACGAAGGCCCGCGGGCTTCCCGGCTGGCCGGCGATGTTTTCCGTCCCGAAGTCGTAGGACAGGGCGACCGTGACGTCATCGCCTTTCCATTCGGCGATGTAGTTGGAGTACAGCCGCCAAAACTCCATCGACGTGTTGGCCTGGGCGGGGCCGTAGTAGATGGTTTCCGTCACCGTGATCCGCGACGTCGGCTTCCACTGCACTTGCCCTCCATAACTGGGCTGGTCGTTGGGATGGGCCAGGTGGGAATAGGAGTTGATCACGTAGAGGGCTACGGCGATGTCGTCGCCCACCGGATAACGGGCGTTGACCCCGAACATCTTGTAGGGGGTGTTGTCGGCCATCCAGGAGCGGGTGTAGTTGAAGTTGTCCTTGGCGTACAGCGACTCGTAGCCGATCAGGCTGTTGAAGAGGCCGGCGGTGACGGTCAGGTTCTTGCCCCCCGCCGGCGCCAGGTACGAGACGTTCGCGTTCGAGAAGTGACGGAGCGTATCGTAGCCGCCCACCTTCGGCTCTCCCCGGAGGAACGCGAAGTCGATCGTGTCATAGCCGTCCTGGAGGCCAAACTCCATTCCCCAGCGGGAGTCGGGCGTGGCGTCCTTCCGTACGTAGGCCAGGGCCATGTTGGGGGCCAGCTCGTTCGTCCGGTTGGCGGTGCTCCTGCTGCGGAACAGGTGATTGTTCGGGAAATTGAAGTTCAGATCGTAGCTCAGGTCCACGTAGGCGCCGTAATGCCAGAGCGAGGTCTCGTCACTCGCGCTCTTGGAGCCTTCCGCCGGAGGCTCGCCCGGGGCTCCGCCTGGCTCCTGTGCAGCCGCGGCGGCCGCCGTCCATGCGAGCAGGGACAGGATCCGGCAGGCGCAAAACAAGGACCTGGTGAGAATCGCGCGTCCGTGCCCGTGTGCCTTTCCGGGCGGGCACTCCGTTTCAGACGGGACGCGGCTGGTCAGCCTGCTTTCCGACACCGATGACTCCTTTCTCCGGCAGTCCGATCCAGGTTGGGTCCGGGGTCCTGATCGGTGGAGGAATTCCCGGATCGTTCCCATGACCCCACGAGCCATTCCATGACGGCCATCCAGAACAGGCCCACGATGACAAGCGGCGCACCCCAGATGAGCAACGCCATTGCAGCGCTCCGTTCAGCACGTCGTGAAATCGGCTCGCCCACTGTCCCGGTCTCTTCTTCGGTTGATCCAGCGTGGACTCTACACAAACGGACGTGAAAGGGGTGTAAAAAGAGAACGGCGCGACATCAAGAAGTCGTAAAAGCGATCAGGGCTGGAAAGCTGCGCGATTTATCCCAGGAATTGGTCTGGGGGTTCCAGCCTGTCGTCCTGCGAAGCGGTTTGATTCCTGTCCGGCAAGTTGGGTAGGCTAGACGCAGGGTCGCAATCGTGGCAAATCAATCGCGTCCAGCTCGCCTGTTCGGCCATCGAGAGTTCGTCCAAGCGCTTCAGCGGGAACCCCTCGCTTGTCCCGCTCCAAACTGCTCCGGGCCGGTGGACGTGACCGACCTCTCCCGGCACGATGATCGGGTGAAGGTCTTCGGCCTGCACTGTCCCCGCTGCCGTTGGGAAGGCCGGCTGACCGGGCGCGAGGCCCTGACCCCTCCCTGGGACGAGGCGGCGCTCCTGGTCATGGCCGACGAGCACCTCATGCACCAGCAGCCGAGCTGTCCCCACGACGGGACGCCGGTGGTCTTCACCTCCTTGCCCAATCCCCGCCGCCAGGCCCGCTACCGGCTCTCGTGCTACTACTGCGGGCGGCAGGCGGAGATGGACTGGCCGCCTCCCGAGTCGAGACGATAGCCCACGGCCACAGTGGTGTGAAAGCCTAGAACCGTTCGAAGGCGTCCCCGGCCGCCTGCGGCTGCTCCTCCGGGGCGGGGGGGGCCTCCAGCGGGTGATAGCAGACGCGATTCCGCCCGGCCCGCTTGGCCTGGTAGAGGGCGAGGTCGGCCGCCTTCAGCATCTGGGAGGGGGTGGGAGGCAGGTTGCTGCCGGGGTTGTAGGTGGTCACGCCGATGCTGGTGGTGAGCCGGAACGACACGTCGCTGTAGCCGAACTGAAACCGCGCCACGGCTTCGCGCAGGCGCTCGCCCGCCGCGATCGCACCGTCCTTTTCCACCCGCGGCAGGATCCACACGTACTCGTCCCCGCCCAAACGGCCAGCCAGGTCGTATCCGCGGGATTGCACCGCGAGGATCGAGGAGTAGTCCTTGAGCACCAGGTCGCCGACGTCATGGCCGTAGGTGTCGTTGATCTCCTTGAAGTGATCGACATCCAGCACGGCGCAGGACAGGGGGGACTCGAACCGTCTGGCTTCCTCCAGCGAGCGGCCCAGGGTTTCCATCAGGTGGCGGCGGTTCGGCATGCCGGTCAGCTCGTCGTGCATGGCCTGGTGGACCAACTGCTCTTTGTGCGACTTTTCCCGCTGCGCCAGCTCCGCGAGCGCTCCGTAGAAGAGCGTCATGATCAGGAGGAACGGCAGGCGCAGCAACAACGTCCCGATCGGAATCGTCTCCTGGTCGGTGGCGATCATGAACGCGCCGTAGCCCAGATAGGCGACACAGGTCACGGCGGCCAGGACCAGCGCGCGTTTCAGGTTGCCGGCAGCGCCGGCGATCATGATGATGCCGAAATAGACCACGAACAGATCGCTTCTGCTCGTGCCGGTCCAGTAGAGCGTGGAGGGAACGAGCAGGGTATCCACGA
Encoded here:
- a CDS encoding outer membrane beta-barrel protein, which encodes MSESRLTSRVPSETECPPGKAHGHGRAILTRSLFCACRILSLLAWTAAAAAAQEPGGAPGEPPAEGSKSASDETSLWHYGAYVDLSYDLNFNFPNNHLFRSRSTANRTNELAPNMALAYVRKDATPDSRWGMEFGLQDGYDTIDFAFLRGEPKVGGYDTLRHFSNANVSYLAPAGGKNLTVTAGLFNSLIGYESLYAKDNFNYTRSWMADNTPYKMFGVNARYPVGDDIAVALYVINSYSHLAHPNDQPSYGGQVQWKPTSRITVTETIYYGPAQANTSMEFWRLYSNYIAEWKGDDVTVALSYDFGTENIAGQPGSPRAFVTAGALFTRWHIAGPWSVAVRPEFYWDRNGRWTGNQQLVKAVTNTLEYKIPYKWTNTLLRLEYRYDESTGKQGGFFKNGNFSNGQPMLTPGQHLLIFGLLWTFDSP
- a CDS encoding GGDEF domain-containing protein — translated: MTDSLERFIRPIPIMQWLVVVVLCAHVVTHQDSLENGNAALFVLAVLTGNLLLLYGLPRLMSTNAIATTLVVVDTLLVPSTLYWTGTSRSDLFVVYFGIIMIAGAAGNLKRALVLAAVTCVAYLGYGAFMIATDQETIPIGTLLLRLPFLLIMTLFYGALAELAQREKSHKEQLVHQAMHDELTGMPNRRHLMETLGRSLEEARRFESPLSCAVLDVDHFKEINDTYGHDVGDLVLKDYSSILAVQSRGYDLAGRLGGDEYVWILPRVEKDGAIAAGERLREAVARFQFGYSDVSFRLTTSIGVTTYNPGSNLPPTPSQMLKAADLALYQAKRAGRNRVCYHPLEAPPAPEEQPQAAGDAFERF